A DNA window from Engystomops pustulosus chromosome 6, aEngPut4.maternal, whole genome shotgun sequence contains the following coding sequences:
- the LOC140065399 gene encoding uncharacterized protein — translation MISESEAEEPYMTEDTSEEQDNIPDESSDLHRTNLSPDPIKLVPSTESSGTAKNIIISHTEELLFICSESGKSYTGKRNFFRHQRIRTGEKTYSCSECFKENQFQKSYLGRHQNIHTGEKPYSCSGQTATDEDVKNITAPETYVRGDERCKEEIPTGNCPDDCTKSSDEHMISESEAEEPYMTEDTSEEQDNIPDESSDLHNTNLSPDPIKLVPSTETSGTAKNIIISHTGKLLFICSECGKSFKEKRSLVRHQRIHTGEMYSCSECGKCFNQNNELLIHQMNHTGEKPFSCSECGKGFRIKSHLNKHLRTHTGEKPFSCSECGKSFLHFGSFVRHQRIHTGERPFSCSECGKCFPTMRNLVRHQRIHTGEKPYSCSECGKCFSYTENLVRHQRTHTGEKPFSCSECGKCFSCIKNLVSHQRSHTGEKPFSCTECGKCFAHKTDLVRHQRIHTGEKPFSCLDCGKCFSQKPDLANHQKRIHSGKEEFTL, via the exons TCAGAATCTGAAGCAGAGGAACCTTATATGACAGAAGATACATCCGAAGAGCAGGACAACATCCCAGATGAATCCTCAGACCTTCACAGGACCAATCTATCGCCTGATCCTATTAAATTGGTTCCATCTACGGAATCATCAGGAACTGCAAAGAACATTATCATAAGTCATACAGAGGAACTGCTATTTATATGTTCAGAAAGTGGGAAAAGTTATACAGGGAAAAGAAATTTTTTTAGACATCAAAGAATTCGCACGGGGGAGAAGacgtattcatgttcagaatgtttcAAAGAAAATCAGTTTCAGAAATCATATCTTGGTAGACATCAGaacattcacacaggggagaagccgtattcatgttctGGGCAAACTGCTACA gatgaagatgtgaagaatattactgctccagagacatatgtgaggggcgatgagcgatgtaaggaggagattcctacaggtaactgcccag ATGACTGTACCAAGAGCTCAGATGAACATATGATATCAGAATCTGAAGCAGAGGAACCTTATATGACAGAAGATACATCCGAAGAGCAGGACAACATCCCAGATGAATCCTCAGACCTTCACAATACTAATCTATCGCCTGATCCTATTAAATTGGTTCCATCTACAGAAACATCAGGAACTGCAAAGAACATTATCATAAGTCATACAGGGAAACTGCTATttatatgttcagaatgtgggaaaagttttaaagAGAAAAGAAGtcttgtaagacatcagagaattcacacaggggagatgtattcatgttcagaatgtgggaaatgttttaatcaaAATAATGAGCTCCTTATTCATCAAATGAACCACACaggagaaaagccattttcatgttcagaatgtggaaaaggttttaggATAAAATCtcatcttaacaaacatctgagaactcacacaggggaaaagccattttcatgttcagaatgtgggaaaagttttctaCACTTTGGAAgttttgttagacatcagagaattcacacaggggaaaggccattttcatgttcagaatgtgggaaatgttttccaaCCATGAgaaatcttgttagacatcagagaattcacacaggggagaagccgtattcctgttcagaatgtggaaaatgtttctccTACACTGaaaatcttgttagacatcagagaactcacacgggagagaaaccattttcatgttcagaatgtggaaaatgtttttcctGCATTAAAAATCTTGTTTCACAtcaaagaagtcacacaggggagaagccattttcatgtacagaatgtgggaaatgttttgcccatAAAACAGATCtcgttagacatcagagaattcacacaggggagaagccattttcatgtttagattGCGGAAAATGTTTTTCTCAGAAACCGGATCTTGCTAACCATCAAAAGCGCATCCACAGTGGTAAAGAAGAATTCACGTTATAA